A region from the Sphingopyxis lindanitolerans genome encodes:
- a CDS encoding spinster family MFS transporter gives MAETAEERTLTHATSTDERQGGEGGVANISPSHRRYILMLLLVVSTLNFLDRQIINILVEPIKQDLHLADWQRGMLTGLSFALFYSVLGLPIARLADRSNRPIIIGVSLLAWSGFTALCGIANSFAHLLLARVGVGCGEAGGGPPSHSLIADFTTPQNRASALAYFSLGSPIGTLLGLGLGAVVADAFGWRMAFFIAAAPGIILAVLLMATVKEPRNLRALEGKPKASIKDAWIELKSKRTFWWICFAGAATSVATYGQGAFWSSFFLRVHGDEISTLSPAGTGPLVLVGVSLGLVKGLSGVAGVITGGLITDRLARRDLRSYCSVPAIALLLASPAFVLVMLAPGFVMAAGLLILPVFLSSLIFGPSFAAVQTLVSPGTRATAAAILLFILTLTGLGLGPLFIGICSDIFSASLGSAEGLRWALLLTAPANLIAGLAFWRARRTIVQELELD, from the coding sequence ATGGCTGAGACGGCAGAGGAACGCACATTGACCCACGCAACGAGCACCGATGAGCGACAGGGCGGCGAAGGCGGGGTTGCGAATATTTCGCCATCCCATCGCCGTTATATCCTGATGTTGTTGCTGGTTGTCTCGACGCTCAATTTTCTAGATCGCCAGATTATCAACATTCTGGTCGAGCCCATCAAGCAGGATCTGCACCTCGCCGACTGGCAGCGGGGGATGTTGACGGGTTTGAGCTTTGCGCTCTTTTATTCGGTACTGGGGCTGCCGATCGCCCGTCTGGCCGACCGATCGAACCGGCCGATCATCATCGGGGTCTCGCTTCTTGCGTGGAGCGGCTTTACCGCGCTGTGCGGAATCGCCAATTCGTTCGCGCACCTGTTGCTCGCGCGGGTCGGAGTCGGATGTGGCGAGGCGGGGGGCGGGCCTCCCTCTCATTCCCTCATCGCCGATTTCACGACGCCACAGAATCGGGCCTCAGCCTTGGCCTATTTTTCGCTGGGCAGTCCGATCGGCACACTGTTGGGGCTTGGTCTTGGCGCTGTCGTCGCCGATGCTTTCGGATGGCGAATGGCCTTTTTCATCGCTGCCGCTCCAGGCATCATCCTGGCTGTTCTCTTGATGGCGACCGTCAAAGAACCCCGAAATCTTCGTGCGCTCGAAGGCAAGCCGAAGGCGAGCATCAAGGATGCGTGGATTGAGCTGAAGTCCAAGCGCACCTTCTGGTGGATATGCTTTGCGGGCGCCGCGACGTCGGTGGCAACCTATGGCCAGGGTGCGTTCTGGAGTTCCTTCTTTCTGCGTGTCCATGGTGACGAAATCTCGACCCTGTCTCCGGCCGGGACCGGGCCGCTCGTGCTCGTCGGCGTGAGTCTAGGATTGGTGAAAGGGCTGAGCGGCGTGGCCGGCGTCATCACCGGAGGGCTGATCACCGATCGTCTCGCCCGGCGCGACCTGCGCAGCTATTGCTCCGTTCCGGCCATCGCGCTGCTATTGGCATCGCCCGCCTTCGTCCTGGTGATGCTGGCGCCCGGTTTCGTCATGGCGGCCGGGCTGCTGATCCTGCCGGTTTTTCTATCGAGCCTGATCTTTGGCCCATCCTTCGCGGCGGTTCAGACGCTCGTTTCCCCCGGAACACGCGCGACCGCGGCCGCGATCCTGCTTTTCATCCTGACGCTGACAGGTCTGGGGCTTGGACCATTGTTCATCGGCATATGCTCCGACATTTTTTCCGCGTCGCTCGGCAGCGCTGAAGGATTGCGGTGGGCCCTCCTGTTGACCGCGCCGGCGAATCTGATTGCCGGGTTGGCCTTCTGGCGGGCCCGCCGAACCATCGTCCAAGAACTCGAACTTGATTGA
- a CDS encoding DUF3237 domain-containing protein, with translation MKMAGIETLSWEPLFVMRLDVAYDRAHPVGGENRRGIFPVVGGTFEGPKMRGRVLDGGADWVSWRGDGTMLIDVRTALETDDGALISMQYTGLSTPTSPEAAARFARREPSPYEDLYLHTTPRFETAHAKYEWLNRVIAVSNGMRTDDGPMYHVFAIT, from the coding sequence ATGAAGATGGCCGGAATTGAAACACTTTCCTGGGAACCGCTGTTCGTGATGCGGCTCGACGTCGCCTATGATCGGGCGCACCCCGTGGGCGGCGAGAACAGGCGGGGCATCTTCCCGGTGGTCGGCGGCACTTTTGAAGGCCCAAAAATGCGAGGCCGCGTCCTCGACGGCGGCGCCGACTGGGTTTCCTGGCGCGGCGACGGCACGATGCTGATCGACGTGCGCACCGCTCTGGAAACCGACGATGGTGCCCTCATATCGATGCAATATACCGGCTTGTCGACACCGACCTCTCCGGAAGCCGCGGCCCGCTTTGCGCGCCGCGAACCCAGCCCCTACGAAGACCTCTATCTCCACACAACGCCGCGCTTCGAAACCGCGCACGCGAAATATGAATGGTTGAATCGCGTGATCGCGGTGTCGAACGGAATGCGCACCGACGACGGCCCGATGTATCACGTTTTCGCGATCACATAA
- a CDS encoding SDR family oxidoreductase, whose product MAQAFGEAGMKLVIADVDVERRTAAIDALSKNGFDCHGVDLDVRSAASWTAAADLAEARFGAIDILCNNAGIGQGRRTDGTRLLLEATDEELFRLVFDINVTGVFLGARTFVPRMVARGGAGHIVNTGSMAGLIAPPGLATYSASKYAVTALSESLRAELADRHIGVSVLCPGGVQSRLETTSAERRNQQLGSGYDRETGFLSDRPINPEMMDPIAVGRHVLRAIRNNDLYIFPHPEYVDLIAERFAAIQRNIGLSAQDGYTDPDWLLAASRNPAYS is encoded by the coding sequence ATGGCGCAGGCCTTCGGCGAAGCGGGGATGAAGTTGGTGATCGCCGACGTCGATGTCGAGCGCCGGACAGCCGCGATCGACGCCTTGTCGAAAAATGGCTTCGACTGCCATGGCGTCGACCTCGATGTGCGCTCCGCCGCGTCCTGGACGGCCGCGGCCGATCTCGCCGAAGCGCGGTTCGGCGCCATCGATATCCTTTGCAACAATGCCGGCATCGGTCAGGGGCGCAGGACCGACGGAACGCGCCTGCTTCTGGAAGCGACCGACGAGGAACTGTTCCGGCTTGTTTTCGACATCAATGTGACGGGCGTATTTCTGGGCGCCCGGACATTCGTTCCGCGAATGGTCGCGCGCGGCGGGGCGGGCCATATCGTGAATACCGGGTCGATGGCAGGCCTCATCGCGCCGCCCGGCCTCGCAACCTACAGTGCTTCCAAATATGCGGTGACGGCACTTTCCGAGTCCCTGCGCGCCGAACTTGCCGACCGCCATATCGGTGTCTCGGTCCTATGCCCCGGAGGTGTGCAGAGCCGCCTCGAGACCACGTCCGCCGAGCGCCGCAACCAACAGCTCGGTTCCGGCTATGATCGCGAGACCGGTTTTCTGTCGGACAGGCCGATCAACCCGGAAATGATGGATCCGATTGCGGTCGGTCGCCATGTGCTTCGCGCCATTCGCAACAATGATCTCTATATTTTTCCGCACCCCGAATATGTCGATCTTATCGCTGAACGGTTTGCGGCGATACAGCGCAACATCGGCTTGTCAGCCCAGGATGGCTATACCGACCCGGACTGGCTTCTCGCAGCGTCGCGCAACCCCGCCTATTCCTAG
- a CDS encoding nuclear transport factor 2 family protein produces MSQKASFPMNEIDKLLIERECHKLMVDYNIYNDSLDIDAFLSLWTDDCVFSRVVPEPVFQVSGHDGLRAAMNQIIVGSDRLRRHLLVNPKITVRDTDSAEGFCIGLAIYGPAGDRSLPVAMGGVELVGEYRDHYRRTDKGWKIARRELTRVIDLDAP; encoded by the coding sequence TTGTCGCAGAAGGCGAGTTTCCCGATGAATGAAATCGACAAACTGCTCATCGAGCGGGAATGCCACAAGCTGATGGTCGATTATAATATCTATAATGACTCGCTCGACATCGATGCCTTCCTGTCGCTGTGGACCGACGATTGCGTCTTTTCGCGCGTCGTACCAGAGCCCGTGTTCCAGGTGTCCGGCCATGATGGTCTGCGCGCGGCGATGAACCAAATCATAGTGGGCTCCGACAGATTGCGCCGGCATCTGCTCGTAAATCCCAAGATCACGGTTCGTGACACCGATAGTGCGGAAGGCTTTTGTATCGGCCTGGCGATCTATGGCCCGGCGGGCGATCGCTCGCTTCCCGTCGCCATGGGGGGTGTGGAGCTCGTCGGCGAATATCGCGACCACTACCGGCGAACAGACAAGGGATGGAAAATAGCGCGGCGGGAACTGACGCGCGTCATCGACCTTGACGCTCCATAA
- a CDS encoding phytase yields the protein MKTSLFAIAAALGTVPAAAAAQDAAALPAVAAAAETEATQGSGADGAVVVADPGDPSRTLILAGAESAGIEVFDLAGHRVATHKVGNIRALDLRADAAPGGAPLLAALDGKANAPKLFRVGAGGVPAPLALTGIEPAMTVAGLCFSRSHRDGALYLFLVGDKGEIEQWGLAADASGALSGRIARRWSLGSEIGYCAADDRGSVYFSQEAIGVWRFAAEPEAEIKPEIVDIVRLGHITDEAKGVAIAADGRLLVSDASADRLNIYDPAADHAYLGSVTLAAGADKVEDAGSVTLAGPVVVVADDDNAPEQPNFKVAHWPALLAAAGLPERPAAPAPATMPLALATVETVPVETGGDAADDPAIWINPADPAQSVVIGTQKQSGLYVYGLDGKVLQYLPDGRMNNVDLRSGFRLGGRDVTLVTASNRTTKGISIYALDPATRKLTDVADGLQDTGFADPYGLCMYRSAKTKKSYVFVNQTDGKMRQWELVATPAGKVRATLVRDLPFASQVEGCVADDEAGMLYTGEEDVGIWREGADPRGGPARTMLAKIADNPALKDDMEGMGLYAMAGGKGYLVVSSQGNDSYAVFRREGDNAYVGSFRIGADMAAGIDGVSETDGLDVSSLAAGPNFPHGLMVAQDGRNVSPPENQNFKLVPWERVAKALGLDL from the coding sequence GTGAAAACCAGTTTATTTGCAATCGCCGCCGCGCTGGGGACTGTTCCCGCAGCGGCCGCTGCCCAGGATGCCGCCGCGCTTCCCGCCGTCGCCGCGGCGGCGGAGACAGAGGCCACGCAAGGGTCGGGGGCCGATGGCGCGGTCGTGGTCGCCGATCCCGGCGATCCGTCGCGCACGCTGATTCTCGCGGGCGCCGAATCGGCGGGGATCGAGGTGTTCGACCTGGCCGGGCATCGCGTCGCGACGCATAAGGTCGGCAATATCCGTGCGCTCGATCTTCGCGCCGACGCCGCGCCGGGCGGCGCGCCGCTGCTCGCCGCGCTCGACGGCAAGGCGAATGCGCCGAAACTGTTCCGCGTCGGTGCCGGCGGCGTTCCGGCGCCGCTGGCGCTGACGGGGATCGAACCCGCGATGACCGTCGCGGGGCTCTGCTTCTCACGCAGCCACCGCGACGGCGCCCTCTATCTCTTCCTCGTCGGCGACAAGGGCGAGATCGAGCAATGGGGGCTCGCCGCCGACGCCTCGGGCGCGCTGAGCGGGCGGATCGCGCGGCGCTGGTCGCTGGGGTCGGAAATCGGCTATTGCGCCGCCGACGATCGCGGCTCGGTCTATTTTTCGCAGGAAGCGATCGGCGTCTGGCGTTTCGCCGCCGAGCCCGAGGCCGAGATCAAGCCCGAGATCGTCGATATCGTTCGCCTCGGCCATATCACCGACGAAGCGAAGGGTGTCGCCATCGCCGCCGATGGACGGTTGCTCGTCTCGGACGCCTCGGCCGACCGGCTGAACATCTATGACCCCGCCGCCGACCACGCCTATCTCGGCTCGGTCACGCTCGCGGCGGGCGCCGACAAGGTCGAGGACGCGGGCAGCGTCACGCTCGCGGGCCCGGTCGTGGTCGTCGCCGACGACGACAATGCGCCCGAACAGCCCAATTTCAAGGTCGCGCACTGGCCGGCGCTGCTCGCCGCCGCGGGGCTTCCCGAGCGCCCGGCCGCGCCGGCGCCCGCGACCATGCCGCTGGCGCTCGCGACGGTCGAGACCGTCCCGGTCGAAACCGGCGGCGACGCCGCCGACGATCCCGCGATCTGGATCAACCCCGCCGACCCCGCGCAAAGCGTCGTGATCGGGACGCAGAAACAATCGGGGCTCTATGTCTATGGTCTCGACGGCAAGGTGCTGCAATATCTGCCCGACGGGCGCATGAACAATGTCGACCTGCGCAGCGGCTTCCGCCTCGGCGGCCGCGACGTCACGTTGGTGACGGCAAGCAACCGCACGACGAAGGGCATCTCGATCTATGCGCTCGATCCCGCGACGCGCAAGCTGACCGACGTCGCCGACGGGCTGCAGGATACCGGCTTCGCGGACCCCTACGGCCTTTGCATGTATCGCAGCGCGAAGACGAAGAAGAGCTATGTGTTCGTCAACCAGACCGACGGTAAGATGCGCCAGTGGGAACTGGTCGCGACCCCAGCGGGTAAGGTGCGGGCGACGCTGGTGCGCGATCTGCCCTTCGCGAGCCAGGTCGAAGGCTGCGTCGCCGATGACGAGGCGGGGATGCTCTATACGGGTGAAGAGGATGTCGGCATCTGGCGCGAGGGTGCCGATCCACGCGGCGGCCCGGCGCGCACGATGCTGGCGAAGATCGCCGACAATCCCGCGCTCAAGGACGATATGGAGGGGATGGGCCTTTATGCCATGGCGGGCGGCAAGGGCTATCTGGTCGTCTCCAGCCAGGGCAATGACAGCTATGCCGTCTTTCGCCGCGAAGGCGACAACGCCTATGTCGGCTCGTTCCGGATCGGCGCCGACATGGCTGCGGGGATCGACGGCGTGTCCGAAACCGACGGCCTCGACGTCAGCAGCCTCGCGGCGGGTCCCAATTTCCCGCACGGCCTGATGGTCGCACAGGACGGCCGCAACGTCTCGCCGCCCGAAAACCAGAATTTCAAACTGGTGCCGTGGGAGCGGGTGGCGAAGGCGCTGGGGCTCGATCTCTGA
- a CDS encoding inositol monophosphatase family protein, with translation MSSLISAMIAAAHAAGEGLIADRARIATLTVHSKAGAADMFSEADLKAEATVRQHLMAHAPDYGFLGEEGGLTPGRDADHMWVVDPLDGTTNFLTGSPLFAVNIALARHGDVVAGVTYVPVMDELFWAETGSGAWLGERRIQISPRTTIEESVLGVGIPFATKPDHAQFYAEMERLTPRVTGVRRLGAGAIDMAWVACGRHDAYWEQSVSAWDIAAGVAIVREAGGVVTDTLGNKLDLMNGTVLASTPAIHAELLTALARV, from the coding sequence ATGTCATCCCTTATTTCCGCCATGATCGCCGCCGCTCACGCCGCCGGCGAAGGACTGATCGCCGACCGCGCGCGCATCGCCACGCTCACGGTCCACAGCAAGGCCGGCGCCGCCGACATGTTCAGCGAGGCCGACCTGAAGGCCGAAGCCACCGTCCGCCAACATTTGATGGCGCATGCCCCCGATTACGGCTTCCTCGGCGAAGAAGGCGGGCTGACCCCCGGCCGCGACGCCGACCATATGTGGGTGGTCGATCCGCTCGACGGTACAACCAACTTCCTGACAGGATCCCCACTCTTCGCCGTCAACATCGCGCTGGCGCGGCACGGCGACGTCGTCGCGGGGGTCACCTATGTTCCCGTGATGGACGAGCTGTTCTGGGCCGAGACCGGCAGCGGCGCCTGGCTCGGCGAGCGCCGCATCCAAATTTCGCCGCGCACGACGATCGAGGAATCGGTGCTGGGGGTCGGCATTCCATTCGCAACCAAGCCGGACCACGCACAATTCTATGCCGAGATGGAGCGGCTGACCCCGCGCGTCACCGGGGTCCGCCGCCTCGGCGCGGGCGCGATCGACATGGCCTGGGTCGCCTGCGGACGCCACGACGCCTATTGGGAACAAAGCGTCAGCGCGTGGGACATCGCCGCGGGGGTCGCGATCGTCCGCGAGGCGGGCGGCGTGGTCACCGATACGCTGGGGAACAAGCTCGACCTGATGAACGGAACGGTGCTGGCATCGACGCCGGCGATTCATGCGGAGCTGTTGACGGCGCTGGCGCGGGTTTAG